A DNA window from Paralichthys olivaceus isolate ysfri-2021 chromosome 3, ASM2471397v2, whole genome shotgun sequence contains the following coding sequences:
- the paics gene encoding bifunctional phosphoribosylaminoimidazole carboxylase/phosphoribosylaminoimidazole succinocarboxamide synthetase isoform X3: protein MRCSDWLSESVEGCYWLSEHSCRLIPSTAMASTAELKTGQKLNEGKTKQIFEVLEQPGLVLVQSKDQITAGNAVRKDQMEGKAAIANKTTSCVFKLLQESGIKTAFIKQHSDTAFIAAHCEMIPIEWVCRRVATGSFLKRNPGVKEGYRFSPLKMEMFFKDDANNDPQWSEEQLLEAKFCLAGLTIGQCEVDIMNRSTVAIFEILEKAWATQNCTLVDMKIEFGVNVKTQEVVLADVIDNDSWRLWPAGDRSQQKDKQVYRDLKEVTPEAMQMVKRNFEWVSERVKLLLEPQASGRVVVLMGSTSDLAHCEKIKKACSSYGIICILRVTSAHKGPDETLCIKAEYEGDGVPTVFVAVAGRSNGLGPVMSGNTAYPVINCPPLTPDWGAQDVWSSLRMPSGLGCSTILSPESAAQFAAQIFGLTNHVVWCKLRASMLNTWVSLKLADKKLQACSI, encoded by the exons ATGcgctgctctgattggctgtctgAATCGGTTGAGGGGTGCTATTGGCTGTCAGAGCAC agCTGCAGGCTGATCCCGAGCACCGCCATGGCCTCCACTGCAG agctgAAGACCGGTCAGAAGCTGAATGAGGGTAAAACCAAGCAGATCTTCGAGGTGCTGGAGCAGCCCGGACTGGTCCTGGTCCAGTCCAAGGACCAGATCACCGCCGGGAACGCGGTGAGGAAAGACCAGATGGAGGGCAAGGCTGCCATCGCCAACAAAACCACGAGCTGCGTGTTCAAGCTGCTTCAGGAATCCG GCATCAAGACGGCCTTCATTAAGCAGCACTCAGACACAGCGTTCATTGCTGCAcactgtgaaatgattcccATCGAGTGGGTGTGTCGGAGAGTTGCGACCGGATCCTTCCTCAAGAGGAATCCAGGAGTCAAAGAAGGCTACCGCTTCTCTCCGCTGAAGATGGAAATGTTCTTTAAG GACGATGCCAACAATGACCCTCAGTGGTcggaggagcagctgctggaggccAAGTTCTGTCTGGCTGGGCTCACCATCGGTCAGTGTGAGGTGGACATCATGAACCGCAGTACGGTGGCCATCTTTGAGATTCTGGAGAAAGCCTGGGCCACTCAGAACTGCACACTGGTGGATATGAAG ATCGAGTtcggtgtgaatgtgaaaactCAAGAGGTTGTCCTGGCTGATGTGATCGACAATGATTCCTGGAGGCTGTGGCCGGCCGGAGACCGCAGCCAGCAAAAAGATAAGCAG GTTTATCGAGACCTTAAGGAAGTGACCCCTGAGGCCATGCAGATGGTGAAGAGGAACTTTGAGTGGGTCTCTGAAAGGGTCAAG ctgctgctggagccccAGGCCAGTGGCAGGGTGGTGGTTCTGATGGGCTCCACCTCGGACTTAGCCCACTGTGAAAAAATCAAGAAGGCCTGTTCCTCCTATGGGATCATCTGCATCCTCAGAGTCACCTCGGCACACAAAGGACCAGATGAGACACTCTGCATCAAAGCAGAATATGAAG GTGACGGTGTACCTACTGTGTTTGTGGCTGTGGCCGGCAGAAGTAACGGCCTCGGTCCAGTGATGTCAGGAAACACGGCTTATCCTGTCATCAACTGCCCCCCTCTCACTCCTGATTGGGGCGCACAGGACGTCTGGTCATCCCTCCGTATGCCAAGTG GACTCGGCTGCTCCACAATCCTCTCTCCCGAGAGCGCTGCTCAGTTTGCGGCGCAGATCTTCGGCCTGACCAATCACGTGGTGTGGTGCAAACTGAGGGCCTCAATGCTCAACACCTGGGTGTCTCTCAAGCTGGCTGACAAGAAGCTACAGGCCTGCAGCATCTGA
- the nrl gene encoding neural retina-specific leucine zipper protein, with protein MSSPPLPMPSLPPSPLAMEYLNDFDLLKFEVKSDTPPLAPPCPYPKSGLAYDPSSSPYTSHPPQDSSLSSSPYNSLPPSPTLSDAHPPPSGSSSLSSSSSSISFPFSISNSFNSGISSGSQGNVEGSPAHSGPQGPTPASLEDLIWLAALQQQFGGEVTGPATLLGALGGVPERGDRERGPVNGFLGCEDAVEALLNSAAAAVSSQFPGLSQSSSSNLGDSSSDSGGDISCTKGTDMCHRPLVFLSSAPASLPNATQASAPYPQPLSPQGRLHHHQHHHHQHHPHHPMHGSHHHHHHQIVNQCGANDRFSDEQLVSLSVRELNRHLRGVSKDEVVRLKQKRRTLKNRGYAQSCRYKRLQHRHALESEKHVLTQQLDQLQCELTRVLRERDAYKARYEKLLSTNHGAGGEAPPTRPSNPPASPPPDYFL; from the exons atgtcctctcctcccctccccatgccctctctcccccccagCCCGCTGGCCATGGAGTACCTGAATGACTTTGACCTCCTCAAGTTTGAGGTGAAATCTGACACTCCTCCACTCGCTCCTCCTTGTCCATATCCCAAATCTGGCCTGGCCTACGACCCCTCCAGCTCACCGTACACCAGTCATCCTCCACAGGACTCCAGTTTGAGCTCCAGCCCGTACAACTCGCTGCCGCCCTCGCCGACGCTCAGCGACGCCCACCCGCCTCCCTCAggctcttcctccctctcatcgtcatcctcctccatctcGTTCCCCTTCTCCATCTCGAACAGCTTCAACTCTGGCATCAGCTCTGGCTCTCAGGGGAATGTGGAGGGGAGCCCGGCCCACAGCGGCCCGCAGGGTCCCACTCCGGCCTCGCTGGAGGACCTGATCTGGCTGGCAGCACTGCAGCAACAGTTTGGGGGAGAGGTGACAGGGCCTGCCACTCTGCTGGGAGCATTGGGAGGAGTACCAGAGAGAGGGGACAGAGAACGGGGGCCGGTAAATGGCTTCCTGGGCTGTGAGGATGCTGTTGAGGCCCTGCTGaactcagctgctgcagcagtcaGCTCACAG TTTCCAGGTCTCTCTCAGAGTTCCAGCAGCAACCTTGGCGACTCAAGCAGCGACAGCGGTGGCGACATCTCCTGCACCAAGGGGACAGACATGTGCCATCGCCCGCTCGTCTTCCTCTCGTCGGCCCCTGCCTCGCTCCCAAACGCCACCCAAGCCTCAGCTCCCTACCCGCAGCCTCTCAGCCCCCAGGGTCGCCTTCATCACCACCAGCATCACCATCATCAGCACCACCCGCATCACCCAATGCATGGCAgccatcaccatcaccaccaccaaaTAGTTAATCAG TGTGGGGCAAACGACCGCTTCTCTGACGAGCAGCTGGTGAGCCTGTCGGTTCGCGAGCTCAACCGACATCTGCGTGGCGTCAGCAAGGACGAGGTGGTGCGCCTGAAGCAGAAACGTCGCACACTAAAGAACCGTGGCTATGCCCAGTCCTGCCGCTACAAGCGCCTACAGCACCGCCacgctctggagtcagagaaaCATGTGCTCACacaacag ttggatcagctgcagtgtgagcTGACTCGAGtgctgagggagagagacgcCTACAAGGCCCGCTACGAGAAGCTCCTCAGCACGAACCACGGCGCCGGCGGCGAGGCCCCACCGACCCGCCCCAGCAACCCACCCGCTTCCCCACCCCCCGACTACTTCCTCTGA
- the paics gene encoding bifunctional phosphoribosylaminoimidazole carboxylase/phosphoribosylaminoimidazole succinocarboxamide synthetase isoform X4: MASTAELKTGQKLNEGKTKQIFEVLEQPGLVLVQSKDQITAGNAVRKDQMEGKAAIANKTTSCVFKLLQESGIKTAFIKQHSDTAFIAAHCEMIPIEWVCRRVATGSFLKRNPGVKEGYRFSPLKMEMFFKDDANNDPQWSEEQLLEAKFCLAGLTIGQCEVDIMNRSTVAIFEILEKAWATQNCTLVDMKIEFGVNVKTQEVVLADVIDNDSWRLWPAGDRSQQKDKQVYRDLKEVTPEAMQMVKRNFEWVSERVKLLLEPQASGRVVVLMGSTSDLAHCEKIKKACSSYGIICILRVTSAHKGPDETLCIKAEYEGDGVPTVFVAVAGRSNGLGPVMSGNTAYPVINCPPLTPDWGAQDVWSSLRMPSGLGCSTILSPESAAQFAAQIFGLTNHVVWCKLRASMLNTWVSLKLADKKLQACSI, translated from the exons ATGGCCTCCACTGCAG agctgAAGACCGGTCAGAAGCTGAATGAGGGTAAAACCAAGCAGATCTTCGAGGTGCTGGAGCAGCCCGGACTGGTCCTGGTCCAGTCCAAGGACCAGATCACCGCCGGGAACGCGGTGAGGAAAGACCAGATGGAGGGCAAGGCTGCCATCGCCAACAAAACCACGAGCTGCGTGTTCAAGCTGCTTCAGGAATCCG GCATCAAGACGGCCTTCATTAAGCAGCACTCAGACACAGCGTTCATTGCTGCAcactgtgaaatgattcccATCGAGTGGGTGTGTCGGAGAGTTGCGACCGGATCCTTCCTCAAGAGGAATCCAGGAGTCAAAGAAGGCTACCGCTTCTCTCCGCTGAAGATGGAAATGTTCTTTAAG GACGATGCCAACAATGACCCTCAGTGGTcggaggagcagctgctggaggccAAGTTCTGTCTGGCTGGGCTCACCATCGGTCAGTGTGAGGTGGACATCATGAACCGCAGTACGGTGGCCATCTTTGAGATTCTGGAGAAAGCCTGGGCCACTCAGAACTGCACACTGGTGGATATGAAG ATCGAGTtcggtgtgaatgtgaaaactCAAGAGGTTGTCCTGGCTGATGTGATCGACAATGATTCCTGGAGGCTGTGGCCGGCCGGAGACCGCAGCCAGCAAAAAGATAAGCAG GTTTATCGAGACCTTAAGGAAGTGACCCCTGAGGCCATGCAGATGGTGAAGAGGAACTTTGAGTGGGTCTCTGAAAGGGTCAAG ctgctgctggagccccAGGCCAGTGGCAGGGTGGTGGTTCTGATGGGCTCCACCTCGGACTTAGCCCACTGTGAAAAAATCAAGAAGGCCTGTTCCTCCTATGGGATCATCTGCATCCTCAGAGTCACCTCGGCACACAAAGGACCAGATGAGACACTCTGCATCAAAGCAGAATATGAAG GTGACGGTGTACCTACTGTGTTTGTGGCTGTGGCCGGCAGAAGTAACGGCCTCGGTCCAGTGATGTCAGGAAACACGGCTTATCCTGTCATCAACTGCCCCCCTCTCACTCCTGATTGGGGCGCACAGGACGTCTGGTCATCCCTCCGTATGCCAAGTG GACTCGGCTGCTCCACAATCCTCTCTCCCGAGAGCGCTGCTCAGTTTGCGGCGCAGATCTTCGGCCTGACCAATCACGTGGTGTGGTGCAAACTGAGGGCCTCAATGCTCAACACCTGGGTGTCTCTCAAGCTGGCTGACAAGAAGCTACAGGCCTGCAGCATCTGA
- the LOC109625490 gene encoding GTP-binding protein REM 2-like → MQTDVPEDRLSNEEKATTCDSMTLSSTPTVRRGSTPLPIKHQLRREEAVHDDGDWTSSAAGSSASPIRFSPALDDTPTVAVEGRPDGPLRIALLGQNGVGKSSLALALAGDMDRTASVDSDGEGYMRTVTVDDEESSIIIFDNWRQDLSALQCEVCVLVFSVTDRRSFHRTAQLRLLLRETQPQTPIILVGNKSDLVRTREVASQEAISSATLFNCLFLEISASLDHRTLELLECAVRLARGQSPWPPGMTAEDLSGGGQRESITSRAKRFLSSLVPRYPREREAGKFLRQKSRSCHDLGAL, encoded by the exons ATGCAGACAGATGTGCCCGAAGACAGACTCAGCAATGAGGAGAAGGCGACCACG TGTGACAGTATGACTCTGTCCAGCACACCGACAGTTCGCAGAGGAAGCACTCCTCTGCCAATTAAGCACCAGCTCAGACGAGAAGAAGCTGTGCATGATGACGGCGACTGGACATCAAGTGCTGCTGGGTCCTCTGCATCACCGATCCGCTTCAGTCCAGCCTTGGACGACACTCCAACCGTGGCGGTGGAGGGCAGACCTGATGGGCCTCTAAGGATCGCCCTGCTGGGGCAGAATGGCGTGGGGAAGTCTTCTCTGGCCCTCGCCCTCGCTGGCGACATGGACAGGACGGCATCTGTGGATTCTGATG GGGAGGGATACATGCGCACAGTCACAGTGGATGATGAGGAGAGCAGCATCATTATCTTTGACAACTGGAGACAG GACCTGTCGGCGCTGCAGTGTGAGGTGTGTGTCCTGGTGTTTTCGGTGACTGACAGGCGCAGCTTCCACCGCACCGCCCAACTCCGACTTCTTTTGAGAGAGACTCAGCCCcaaactcccatcatcctcgTTGGTAATAAGAGTGACCTCGTACGCACACGTGAGGTCGCCTCTCAAG AGGCCATTTCCAGCGCCACCCTCTTCAACTGCCTCTTCTTGGAGATCTCCGCCTCTCTGGACCACCGCACCCTAGAGCTCCTGGAGTGTGCGGTGCGGCTAGCCAGGGGCCAATCCCCATGGCCCCCGGGGATGACCGCGGAGGACTTGAGCGGAGGAGGCCAACGCGAGAGCATCACCTCCCGTGCCAAACGCTTCCTGTCCAGCCTGGTGCCTCGGTACCCGCGCGAGCGAGAGGCAGGCAAGTTCTTGAGGCAGAAGTCCCGCTCATGCCACGACCTGGGGGCGCTGTGA